The Candidatus Eisenbacteria bacterium region CGCTCGGCCGTCCCGCCCGGCACGATCGATCGGCTGCGCGGGCGCCACGGTCTCGGCGAACGTCTCGTCGCCTGCGTCGGCACGGTCCAGCCGCGCAAGCACGTCGAGCGCGTGATCGACGCGTTCGGGCGCGCCGGAGGGCCGTCGCGCGGCTGGCAGCTCGCGATCGCCGGCCGCCTCCGCCCGGGCCATGCCCCGTCGTGGACGGCCTCGCCGCCGGCGGGCGTGCGCTGGCTGGGCGCGCTCGGCGACGACGACCTCCATGCGCTCTACGCCGCCGCGCCGATCTTCGTCTCCGCCTCGGAGTACGAGGGCTTCGGGCTCACGGTGTGCGAGGCCATGGCGTCGGGCGCGGCCGTGGTGGCGGTCGGCGCGAGCTCGCTCCCCGAGGTGGTCGGCGACGCCGGCCTGCTCGTCCAGCGCTCGGACGCGGCGCTGCTGGCACCGGCGATCGCGAAGCTGATCGACGACGCCTCGCTGCGCGCCGAGCTCGGCACGCGCGCGCGCGCCCGCGCGGCGCGCTTCACGTGGGACGAGGCGGCGCGCCGGACGCGTACCGTCTACGAGCAGGCGGTGGCCTCGTGACGCGGAACCTCGCCGCCGTCGTCGTCCACTGGCAGGATCCCGACGAGACGCTCGCGTGCGTCGCGAGCCTCGCCGCGGAGCCGCCGGCGCGTGTCATCGTGGTCGACAACGGCGCCGCCGAGCCGGTCGGGGCGCTGCTCGCGGCACGGGCGCCGCATGCGGTCGTGCTGCGCGAGCCCGAGAACCGCGGCTATGCCGGTGGGGCGAACGTCGGAATTCGCGCCGCGCTCGCGGGCGGGGCGGAGGCCGTCCTCGTCCTCAACAACGACGCCCGGGTCGCACCCGGCGCCCAGGCCGCCGCGCTCGCCGCACTCGCCGAGCCGCGCGTCGCGGTCGTCGGCGCGAAGGTCGTGACGCGCGAGGATCCCGCACGGCTGTGGCTCGCCTGGGGTCGCGTCACCTATCGCCAGAGCCTGGTCGCGCTGTGCGGCGCCGACGTGCCCGACGGCGCCGAGTGGAACGTCGCCCGCGACGTCGACTGGATCGCGGGCTGCGCCATGTGGCTGCGTGCCGACGCCCTCGGTGCGCTCGGCCTCCTCGACGAGGAGCTCTTCGCGTACCACGAAGAGGTCGAGTGGTGCGCGCGCGCGCGGCGAGCGGGCTGGCGGGTG contains the following coding sequences:
- a CDS encoding glycosyltransferase family 1 protein; translated protein: MRIGIGALVGILGGPATYARELVRALAREAQHEYVVFTDRPEAFAGEPVEVVHVPLASSYHQVTWDHVRLPGLIRRHGVALYHGTKAVLPLRCAVPAVVTVHDLAVYACPETFAWPQRLHFRLCVPPSIARAARVVAVSEHARGDVIAHFGLPPDRVIAVPNGVAEVFRSAVPPGTIDRLRGRHGLGERLVACVGTVQPRKHVERVIDAFGRAGGPSRGWQLAIAGRLRPGHAPSWTASPPAGVRWLGALGDDDLHALYAAAPIFVSASEYEGFGLTVCEAMASGAAVVAVGASSLPEVVGDAGLLVQRSDAALLAPAIAKLIDDASLRAELGTRARARAARFTWDEAARRTRTVYEQAVAS
- a CDS encoding glycosyltransferase family 2 protein; the encoded protein is MTRNLAAVVVHWQDPDETLACVASLAAEPPARVIVVDNGAAEPVGALLAARAPHAVVLREPENRGYAGGANVGIRAALAGGAEAVLVLNNDARVAPGAQAAALAALAEPRVAVVGAKVVTREDPARLWLAWGRVTYRQSLVALCGADVPDGAEWNVARDVDWIAGCAMWLRADALGALGLLDEELFAYHEEVEWCARARRAGWRVRYCPAAVVSHTGRGSHGSARSIRIRKYFAARNSILFARRHAGPMERLKLGAFLATSLPLQLLWHLPRGTAGDVVLKLRGVRDGLLGRRPPFEELGLTTAASRRNAT